A single region of the Hyphomicrobiales bacterium genome encodes:
- a CDS encoding Glutamate synthase domain-containing protein 2: MTIRFGRYTAFVLCVLGFLFTLALMPDSLWDLILLGVFAALSLLGIWDLAQTQHSVLRNYPVIGHVRWLVEMIRPEIRQYLLEDETEATPFSRAQRSLVYRRAKEAPSDHPFGTLMDVYANDYEFIQQSLTPVETPDPNKFRITIGNDQCGQPYSASIFNISAMSFGALSANAIRALNKGASLGGFYHDTGEGSISPYHRENGGDIVWQVASGYFGCRDSNGRFDPERFAAQAKAPQVKMIELKLSQGAKPGHGGVLPGAKVTPEIAATRGVPVGIDCISPARHSAFNTPLEMMAFLQTLRELSGGKPVGFKLCIGLPWEFMAIVKAMRASGIVPDFIVIDGGEGGTGAAPVEFSDHIGVPMREGLLFVHNTLVGAGLRDKVRIGVAGKLVSAFDVAAVLAIGADWVNSARGFMFALGCIQSLSCHTNRCPAGVATQDLKRSRALVVPDKAERVWRYHERTVQALADMLGAAGLSHPDDLRPHHLVHRISSTELRQFDRMHYFAEPNDLLERRAAATFYQDNWDMAQAGSFARA; the protein is encoded by the coding sequence ATGACGATCCGCTTTGGTCGCTACACTGCATTTGTCCTGTGCGTGCTGGGTTTCCTCTTCACGCTGGCGCTGATGCCGGACAGCCTTTGGGATTTGATCCTTCTTGGTGTGTTCGCCGCACTCTCGCTGTTGGGGATCTGGGACCTTGCCCAGACGCAGCATTCAGTGCTGCGCAACTATCCCGTCATCGGCCATGTGCGATGGCTGGTCGAGATGATCCGGCCGGAGATCCGCCAGTATCTTCTGGAAGACGAGACCGAGGCGACACCCTTTTCGCGCGCGCAGCGCTCCCTGGTTTATCGCCGCGCGAAGGAGGCCCCGTCCGACCATCCCTTCGGCACGTTGATGGACGTCTATGCCAACGACTATGAGTTCATCCAGCAGTCCCTGACGCCGGTTGAAACTCCCGATCCCAACAAGTTTCGCATCACCATCGGCAACGACCAATGCGGCCAGCCCTATTCGGCGAGCATCTTCAACATCTCGGCCATGAGTTTCGGAGCTCTGTCCGCCAACGCCATTCGTGCGCTGAACAAGGGCGCGTCACTCGGTGGCTTCTATCACGACACCGGGGAAGGCAGCATAAGCCCCTATCACCGTGAGAACGGCGGCGACATCGTATGGCAGGTCGCCAGCGGCTATTTTGGTTGCCGTGACAGCAATGGCCGGTTCGATCCGGAGCGTTTCGCCGCGCAGGCCAAGGCGCCTCAGGTCAAGATGATCGAGCTGAAGCTCAGCCAGGGTGCCAAGCCAGGGCATGGCGGGGTCCTGCCCGGCGCCAAGGTCACCCCTGAAATCGCGGCCACGCGCGGCGTACCTGTCGGCATCGACTGTATCTCACCCGCTCGCCATTCGGCTTTCAACACGCCGTTGGAGATGATGGCCTTTCTTCAGACGCTGCGAGAGCTCTCCGGCGGCAAGCCTGTCGGCTTCAAGCTTTGCATCGGCCTTCCCTGGGAATTCATGGCGATCGTGAAGGCGATGCGCGCCTCGGGGATCGTTCCCGACTTCATCGTCATCGATGGCGGGGAGGGGGGCACGGGCGCCGCACCCGTCGAATTCAGCGACCATATCGGTGTGCCGATGCGCGAAGGCCTGCTCTTCGTGCACAACACCCTGGTTGGCGCAGGGCTGCGCGACAAAGTGCGGATCGGCGTTGCCGGAAAGCTGGTCAGCGCCTTCGACGTCGCCGCGGTCCTCGCCATCGGCGCCGACTGGGTCAATTCGGCCCGCGGATTCATGTTCGCCCTGGGCTGCATCCAGTCCCTGAGCTGCCATACCAACCGCTGCCCCGCCGGGGTCGCCACCCAGGATCTGAAGCGCAGCCGAGCGCTTGTCGTCCCTGACAAGGCCGAGCGGGTCTGGCGTTATCATGAGCGGACGGTGCAGGCGCTGGCGGATATGCTCGGAGCGGCCGGGCTCAGCCATCCCGATGACTTGCGCCCGCACCATCTGGTACACCGGATCAGCTCCACCGAG
- a CDS encoding conserved hypothetical protein (Evidence 4 : Unknown function but conserved in other organisms): MRLVHAEQAPRWRRLSRLICGLVVAGSALIAATSGLQNAVANGDTRTISLVHSHSGESLTVTFRRNGSYDRDALRQLNHLLRDWRNQDTTTMDPKLFDILWSVHREVGSSGAIQIFSAYRSPDTNAMLRRRSSAVAKNSQHMEGKAIDFNLPDVSMAKVRAIGMRLQRGGVGYYPNTPFVHLDTGSVRSWPRMPRVQLAQLFPDGRTVHIPADGKPMAGYDLAVADIAARGDRVAGVAYADASASPGRRRSLWAALFGGDEEEDEEIVALSRAPRRTVVAARQPAPAPQPAAQQQVAYASSDNANTTSFFLQSANRPQAAAQRPQPAPAQPVQQPAPVQVAAAVPTPPRVTQPAMLQQPLELNALSNPRNAAPTIPAQLPVARPDDLTPPPAGQAVASLAPPPTASFANVPLPPQRPNEANAAVQTVAQAAAPAAATPTLVDLPLPPARPVMKAVADANPSAPQKPSEAQIALAAVAPATATAAEAQPPAAPMVMSFAPIAHPAPPTRPAAPQAVRTAQIGSDTSSQPITSATSQARQPAEPANPLQPLFRAEITHARPANKAKVVVAQPRLVAVADRPVAQKPAEVVANSFAQKSGDELSITRFSGPAVKPLTTVQFSTR, encoded by the coding sequence TTGCGACTTGTTCACGCAGAACAGGCCCCCCGGTGGCGCCGACTGTCTCGTCTTATCTGCGGCTTGGTCGTCGCGGGTAGTGCTCTGATTGCCGCCACCTCTGGTCTGCAAAACGCCGTGGCGAACGGCGATACGCGCACGATTTCCCTGGTCCATTCCCATTCCGGCGAATCACTGACCGTCACCTTCCGTCGTAACGGCTCCTATGATCGTGACGCGCTGCGGCAGCTCAACCATCTGCTGCGTGACTGGCGCAACCAGGACACCACGACCATGGATCCGAAGCTCTTCGATATCCTGTGGTCGGTCCATCGCGAGGTAGGCTCCAGCGGCGCCATCCAGATTTTCTCGGCCTATCGGTCGCCCGATACGAACGCCATGCTTCGCCGCCGCTCGAGCGCCGTCGCCAAGAACAGCCAGCACATGGAAGGCAAGGCGATCGACTTCAACCTGCCGGACGTGAGCATGGCCAAGGTTCGGGCCATCGGCATGCGGCTGCAGCGCGGCGGTGTCGGCTATTATCCGAACACACCCTTCGTGCATCTCGACACCGGTAGCGTGCGCTCCTGGCCGCGCATGCCGCGCGTCCAACTCGCCCAGCTCTTCCCGGACGGACGCACCGTCCATATCCCCGCCGATGGCAAGCCCATGGCAGGCTATGATCTCGCCGTTGCCGACATCGCGGCACGCGGCGACCGCGTCGCCGGCGTCGCCTATGCCGACGCGAGCGCTTCTCCGGGACGCCGTCGCAGCCTGTGGGCCGCCTTGTTCGGCGGCGATGAGGAGGAAGACGAGGAGATCGTGGCACTGTCGCGTGCCCCGCGCCGCACCGTTGTGGCCGCACGCCAGCCAGCGCCGGCGCCGCAGCCTGCCGCCCAGCAGCAGGTGGCCTACGCCAGCAGCGACAATGCGAACACGACGAGTTTCTTCCTGCAATCGGCCAATCGTCCGCAAGCCGCGGCTCAGCGTCCACAGCCCGCCCCGGCCCAGCCGGTCCAACAACCGGCCCCTGTGCAGGTTGCGGCGGCGGTGCCAACGCCGCCACGCGTGACACAGCCGGCGATGTTGCAGCAACCGCTTGAGCTGAACGCGCTCTCCAACCCGAGAAACGCCGCGCCGACCATTCCGGCTCAGCTTCCCGTCGCGCGCCCTGATGATCTGACGCCGCCCCCGGCAGGCCAGGCCGTCGCTTCGCTGGCGCCCCCGCCCACGGCATCCTTCGCGAATGTTCCGCTGCCGCCGCAGCGGCCGAACGAGGCGAATGCGGCCGTTCAAACGGTCGCCCAGGCAGCGGCCCCGGCTGCGGCCACGCCGACCCTGGTGGACTTGCCGCTACCGCCGGCACGTCCCGTCATGAAGGCCGTGGCGGACGCCAATCCGTCGGCGCCACAGAAGCCTTCCGAAGCCCAGATCGCTCTTGCCGCAGTCGCGCCGGCCACAGCGACAGCGGCGGAAGCTCAGCCCCCCGCTGCGCCCATGGTGATGTCCTTCGCACCCATCGCGCATCCCGCCCCGCCCACGCGCCCTGCGGCGCCTCAAGCGGTACGGACTGCCCAGATCGGGAGCGACACGTCCAGCCAGCCGATCACGTCCGCGACGAGTCAGGCGCGCCAACCGGCCGAGCCCGCCAACCCCCTGCAGCCGCTGTTCCGGGCCGAAATCACCCACGCGCGCCCGGCGAACAAGGCGAAGGTCGTCGTCGCGCAGCCGCGGCTTGTTGCGGTGGCCGACAGGCCCGTCGCGCAGAAGCCCGCCGAGGTCGTCGCCAATTCCTTCGCGCAGAAATCCGGCGACGAGCTCAGCATCACGCGTTTCAGCGGCCCGGCGGTGAAGCCGCTCACGACGGTGCAGTTCTCGACGCGCTGA
- a CDS encoding conserved hypothetical protein (Evidence 4 : Unknown function but conserved in other organisms), with translation MVTDVADSGVAAEELKQFIERIERLEEEKAAIAGDIKEVYGELKGRGFDAKAVRKLVMLRKKPPEERAEEDAILELYMQALGMQA, from the coding sequence ATGGTGACAGATGTTGCGGACTCAGGCGTTGCCGCTGAGGAACTGAAGCAGTTCATCGAGCGGATCGAACGCCTTGAGGAAGAAAAGGCGGCGATCGCGGGCGACATCAAGGAAGTCTATGGTGAGCTGAAGGGCAGGGGCTTCGACGCCAAGGCCGTGCGCAAGCTCGTGATGCTGCGTAAAAAGCCGCCGGAGGAGCGTGCCGAGGAGGATGCCATCCTCGAGCTTTACATGCAGGCTCTGGGCATGCAGGCCTAG
- a CDS encoding putative N-formylglutamate amidohydrolase (Evidence 3 : Putative function from multiple computational evidences), with protein MALDASVRLWHCVGHAANLSVTSIVNSPFMPDPLVAGEHPIERIAGDIGSGVLVLCDHATNAIPPEYGNLGMPATELARHIGYDIGAAMVARRLATRLDAPALLTDFSRLLIDPNRGLDDPTLVMRLSDGAIVPGNARIDHDEIARRIARFYRPYDVAIAAAIDASIAQGIAPVVVSIHSFTPVWRGRPRPWEVAVLWDADPRLPLPLIAALREAGDLTVGDNEPYDGALAGDVIARHATARGLANALIEVRQDLIADEAGAEAWGDRLADVIGPLVPALSATGVAYHPSRALTRELPLRQG; from the coding sequence ATGGCACTCGATGCCTCCGTGCGCCTGTGGCACTGTGTCGGTCACGCTGCCAATCTTTCAGTGACATCGATCGTGAACTCACCATTCATGCCGGACCCGCTTGTCGCCGGCGAACATCCCATCGAACGCATTGCTGGTGACATCGGGAGCGGCGTCCTCGTCCTCTGCGATCACGCCACCAACGCCATCCCCCCTGAATACGGCAACCTCGGGATGCCGGCGACGGAGCTCGCGAGGCATATCGGCTATGATATCGGTGCGGCCATGGTGGCGCGCAGGCTGGCCACCCGGCTCGATGCGCCTGCGCTGCTGACGGATTTCTCGCGGCTCCTGATTGATCCCAATCGTGGGCTTGATGATCCGACGCTGGTGATGCGGCTGTCCGACGGGGCCATCGTGCCGGGCAACGCGCGTATTGATCATGATGAGATTGCGCGCCGTATCGCACGCTTCTATCGTCCCTATGACGTCGCGATCGCCGCTGCGATCGATGCGTCGATCGCGCAGGGCATAGCGCCCGTCGTCGTTTCCATCCACAGCTTCACACCGGTCTGGCGCGGCCGGCCGCGGCCGTGGGAAGTCGCCGTGCTGTGGGACGCCGATCCGCGGCTGCCGCTGCCCCTGATCGCGGCATTGCGGGAAGCCGGGGATCTGACAGTCGGCGATAATGAGCCTTATGATGGCGCCTTGGCCGGCGATGTGATCGCCCGGCACGCGACGGCACGCGGCCTTGCCAACGCGCTGATCGAGGTGCGGCAGGATCTCATCGCGGATGAGGCAGGTGCGGAGGCATGGGGCGATAGGCTCGCGGATGTGATCGGGCCGCTCGTCCCCGCCCTGTCGGCCACAGGCGTCGCGTATCACCCAAGCCGCGCCTTGACACGCGAGCTACCGCTGCGGCAGGGCTGA
- a CDS encoding hypothetical protein (Evidence 5 : Unknown function) codes for MLFYPAESLKTGPTQAFAPCCTCVDIAARKQAHGAVSESHCFAMKLPYLSIVRSLLVPLCLGTAAIALASPAKADLRLCNMTSSRVGVALGYRDSQGWVSEGWWNLGVRSCQTLLRGPLAARFYYVYAIDYDRGGEWTGQSFLCTREREFSVRGTEDCLARGFDRNGFFEVDTGQQKSWTVQLTDANRPGSRPQ; via the coding sequence ATGCTTTTCTATCCCGCAGAGAGCCTCAAGACCGGCCCCACGCAAGCCTTCGCACCGTGCTGCACCTGCGTTGACATCGCAGCGCGAAAGCAGGCACATGGGGCGGTATCAGAAAGTCACTGCTTCGCCATGAAACTTCCCTATCTGTCCATTGTTCGGAGCCTCCTGGTACCGCTGTGCCTGGGCACCGCCGCGATCGCGCTGGCGAGCCCCGCGAAGGCGGATCTGCGCCTGTGCAACATGACATCGAGCCGGGTCGGCGTCGCGCTCGGCTATCGTGACAGCCAGGGCTGGGTGAGCGAGGGATGGTGGAATCTCGGCGTACGCAGTTGCCAGACTCTCCTGCGCGGCCCGCTCGCGGCGCGCTTCTACTACGTTTACGCCATCGACTACGACCGGGGCGGCGAGTGGACCGGCCAGTCATTTCTCTGCACACGCGAGCGGGAATTCAGCGTGCGCGGCACGGAAGACTGCCTGGCGCGCGGCTTTGATCGCAACGGCTTCTTCGAAGTCGATACCGGGCAGCAGAAGAGCTGGACGGTGCAACTCACCGACGCGAACAGACCTGGGAGCAGACCGCAATGA
- the pyk gene encoding Pyruvate kinase, whose product MRRMRKVKILATLGPASNDPAMIARLFEAGADIFRINMSHTAREDLPKRVADIRSVEEKFGRPVGVLVDLQGPKLRIGTFEKGSEILKLGDTFVLDGNEKPGNAKRVHLPHPEILAALEPGHKLLIDDGKIKLVVESVAKGKATTRVVIAGKISNRKGVSLPDTTIPVSAMTPKDQSDLEAAVNVGVDWIALSFVQRPEDIAEVRKVTRGRALVMAKIEKPQAVARLAEIIEASDGLMVARGDLGVEMPLEKVPGIQKLITRSARAQGKPVVIATQMLESMITTPVPTRAEVSDVATAVFEGADAVMLSAESASGDYPVEAVATMNRIAEEVEADPNYSTIIHNQRTEPEATAADAIANATRSIAETLGLKAIIAWTSSGATGLRISRERPATSVLALTPNINAARRLAVAWGVHALVTEDARNLDDMTDRACHLAREEGFAENGQRVIVTAGIPFGHPGATNTLRIAFIGPDGSA is encoded by the coding sequence ATGAGACGCATGCGCAAGGTAAAGATCCTCGCGACACTCGGGCCTGCGTCCAATGACCCGGCGATGATCGCCCGTCTCTTCGAGGCAGGCGCCGATATCTTCCGCATCAACATGAGCCACACGGCCCGGGAGGACCTGCCGAAGCGTGTGGCCGACATACGCTCCGTGGAGGAGAAATTCGGTCGCCCGGTCGGCGTCCTCGTCGACCTGCAGGGACCGAAGCTGCGCATCGGCACTTTCGAGAAGGGCTCGGAGATCCTGAAGCTCGGCGACACCTTCGTGCTCGACGGCAATGAGAAGCCGGGCAATGCCAAGCGCGTCCACCTGCCCCATCCTGAGATCCTGGCGGCGCTGGAGCCAGGCCATAAGCTCCTGATCGACGACGGCAAGATCAAGCTGGTCGTCGAGAGCGTCGCCAAGGGCAAGGCGACCACGCGCGTGGTGATCGCCGGCAAGATTTCGAACCGCAAGGGCGTCAGCCTGCCGGACACGACGATTCCGGTGTCGGCCATGACGCCGAAGGACCAGTCGGATCTCGAAGCGGCCGTCAATGTCGGCGTCGACTGGATCGCGCTGTCCTTCGTGCAGCGGCCGGAAGACATCGCCGAGGTGCGCAAGGTCACGCGTGGCCGCGCGCTGGTGATGGCCAAGATCGAGAAGCCGCAGGCGGTCGCCCGTCTCGCCGAGATCATCGAGGCCTCCGACGGCCTCATGGTCGCGCGCGGCGATCTCGGCGTCGAGATGCCGCTCGAAAAGGTACCCGGGATCCAGAAGCTGATTACGCGCTCGGCGCGCGCCCAGGGCAAGCCGGTCGTCATCGCCACGCAGATGCTGGAATCGATGATCACCACGCCCGTGCCGACCCGCGCCGAGGTCTCCGACGTCGCGACCGCGGTCTTCGAGGGCGCCGACGCCGTCATGCTGTCCGCCGAGAGCGCGTCGGGCGACTATCCTGTCGAGGCGGTCGCCACCATGAACCGCATCGCGGAAGAGGTGGAAGCCGACCCGAATTACAGCACCATCATCCACAACCAGCGCACGGAGCCGGAGGCGACCGCCGCCGACGCGATCGCTAATGCGACACGCAGCATCGCCGAAACCCTCGGGCTCAAGGCCATCATTGCCTGGACGTCGTCCGGTGCAACAGGCCTGCGCATCTCGCGCGAGAGGCCGGCGACCAGCGTGCTCGCGCTGACGCCCAACATCAACGCCGCCCGCCGTCTCGCTGTCGCCTGGGGCGTGCATGCCCTCGTGACCGAGGATGCGCGCAATCTCGACGACATGACAGACCGGGCCTGCCACCTTGCCCGGGAGGAGGGCTTCGCGGAGAATGGCCAGCGCGTCATCGTCACAGCCGGCATTCCGTTCGGCCACCCGGGCGCGACCAACACACTCCGGATCGCCTTCATCGGTCCTGACGGCAGCGCCTAA
- a CDS encoding Peptidase_M48 domain-containing protein: MTLRISELKHPKEKIYGALTLIAGIIIWFALLGFLVADLLNQNYRQSLVIISYMFIAWLISFIARALTRAYMFGHYVLVSPMQFPHLHQAVAEGAREIGLKEVPQTFVYNSNGIMNAMALRLIGRKRYIWLTSALIDADDDNQVRFVIGHELGHHAAGHLDEPWYLLRLPGVFIPFLGSAYSRGRELTCDRVGAYLAQDLNASRTALQMLASGSAKLNGKMNPDAFQAQERLVPPVAGFFLNIISGYPRLTRRVEAVTTWHKGRSAATAAPVAAKPQPVA, translated from the coding sequence ATGACGCTACGCATATCAGAGCTGAAACATCCTAAAGAAAAAATCTACGGCGCGCTTACTCTTATAGCCGGAATTATCATCTGGTTCGCTCTCTTGGGCTTTCTTGTCGCGGATTTGCTGAACCAAAACTACCGACAATCCCTCGTTATTATCTCCTATATGTTCATAGCCTGGCTGATTTCCTTCATCGCCCGGGCGCTGACGCGTGCCTATATGTTCGGCCACTACGTGCTGGTCAGCCCGATGCAGTTCCCGCATCTGCATCAGGCGGTCGCCGAGGGTGCGCGCGAAATCGGCCTGAAGGAGGTTCCCCAGACCTTCGTTTACAATTCCAATGGCATCATGAATGCCATGGCTTTGAGGCTGATCGGACGCAAGCGCTACATCTGGCTTACCTCAGCGCTGATCGATGCCGACGACGATAATCAGGTCCGATTCGTCATCGGCCATGAGCTCGGGCACCATGCCGCCGGGCATCTCGATGAGCCCTGGTATCTGCTCAGACTTCCCGGCGTTTTCATTCCCTTCCTCGGGTCGGCCTATTCCAGGGGGCGCGAATTGACCTGCGACCGGGTTGGAGCCTATCTCGCCCAGGATCTCAATGCCTCGCGGACCGCCCTGCAGATGCTGGCCTCCGGCAGCGCCAAGCTGAACGGCAAAATGAACCCCGATGCCTTCCAGGCCCAGGAACGGCTGGTCCCGCCAGTCGCTGGCTTCTTCCTGAACATCATCTCGGGATATCCGCGCCTCACTCGCCGCGTCGAGGCTGTTACAACATGGCATAAGGGGCGCTCGGCCGCCACGGCAGCGCCCGTCGCGGCAAAGCCGCAGCCCGTAGCCTGA
- a CDS encoding Tetratricopeptide repeat protein, producing the protein MLEVPDHMVGLFAFASRFFTDSCKGRDGRGFDPAGLRAYIEAMRNASLHLATAFGASLVLAALAPVGGVAQSGIGQPGGAATVPRPPEASTDAPPTDSRRAMFDELFARLAASQDEEETKGITRLIERRWLQSGSDTADLLMSRAIAAASADKDELAIELLDRVVVLQPNWAEAWNKRAVVFTSLGDDDRAILDLRRAVAQEPRHFTAWTGLGVLFRKAGDKKSALAAFRQALAIAPHLPDVEKVAEQLEIEVNGRDI; encoded by the coding sequence ATGCTTGAAGTGCCCGACCATATGGTCGGGCTTTTTGCGTTTGCATCGCGCTTCTTCACAGATTCGTGCAAGGGGAGGGATGGCCGCGGTTTTGACCCGGCCGGCCTTCGGGCCTACATTGAAGCCATGCGCAATGCGTCCCTTCATCTCGCGACCGCGTTCGGTGCGTCCCTTGTTCTCGCGGCCCTGGCGCCGGTAGGCGGCGTTGCCCAGTCGGGTATCGGCCAGCCCGGCGGCGCTGCGACGGTGCCGCGCCCCCCCGAGGCCTCCACGGATGCGCCCCCCACCGATTCGCGACGGGCCATGTTCGACGAGCTCTTCGCCCGCCTGGCGGCGTCGCAGGATGAAGAGGAAACCAAGGGTATTACACGGCTGATCGAGCGGCGGTGGCTGCAGTCCGGCAGTGATACGGCCGACCTCCTCATGAGCCGCGCCATCGCGGCCGCCAGCGCCGACAAGGACGAGCTGGCGATCGAGTTGCTCGACCGTGTGGTTGTTCTCCAGCCGAATTGGGCGGAAGCCTGGAACAAGCGGGCGGTGGTCTTCACGTCCCTGGGCGATGACGACCGCGCTATACTTGATTTGCGCCGGGCTGTCGCTCAGGAACCCCGCCATTTCACGGCCTGGACGGGTCTTGGCGTCTTGTTCCGCAAAGCCGGCGACAAGAAGAGCGCTCTGGCGGCCTTCCGGCAGGCGCTGGCGATAGCGCCCCACCTGCCCGACGTCGAGAAGGTGGCCGAACAGCTCGAGATCGAGGTCAACGGCCGCGATATCTAA
- the ykgO gene encoding 50S ribosomal subunit protein L36B, translating into MKIRNSLKSVRGRHRDNQLVRRKGRIYVINKTQKRYKARQG; encoded by the coding sequence ATGAAAATCCGCAACTCGCTCAAATCGGTCCGCGGCCGTCATCGCGACAACCAGCTCGTGCGCCGCAAGGGCCGGATCTACGTCATCAACAAGACCCAGAAGCGTTACAAGGCTCGTCAGGGCTAA
- a CDS encoding hypothetical protein (Evidence 5 : Unknown function) → MPIRRRPRKPRCFPSPSTCANSSMRWRNFWPLERMFHRPAIKASSGAFGWLALLIMSSYIGGLGCDPYTSSGKRTGLNSPTTSGFVAVSPLARLSGAA, encoded by the coding sequence ATGCCGATTCGCAGGCGCCCAAGGAAGCCAAGGTGCTTTCCAAGCCCTTCCACCTGCGCGAACTCGTCAATGAGGTGGAGAAACTTCTGGCCGCTTGAACGGATGTTCCACAGGCCCGCCATAAAAGCTTCATCAGGAGCGTTTGGGTGGCTTGCGCTTCTGATCATGTCGAGCTATATCGGCGGCCTCGGATGTGACCCGTACACATCTTCCGGCAAGCGGACCGGGCTTAACAGCCCAACCACTTCCGGTTTCGTCGCTGTTTCTCCTCTTGCGCGTCTCTCAGGTGCCGCATAA
- the cpdR gene encoding Response regulator receiver protein CpdR, giving the protein MNAMNKILLAEDDNDMRRFLVKALQNAGYDVASFDNGLSAYHRLREEPFELLLTDIVMPEMDGIELARRATELDPDIKVMFITGFAAVALNADSQAPKEAKVLSKPFHLRELVNEVEKLLAA; this is encoded by the coding sequence TTGAACGCCATGAACAAAATTCTTCTCGCAGAAGATGACAACGATATGCGGCGCTTTCTGGTGAAGGCTCTCCAGAACGCCGGATATGACGTCGCCTCATTCGATAACGGCCTTTCAGCCTATCACAGGTTGAGGGAGGAGCCTTTCGAGCTTCTCCTGACCGATATCGTCATGCCGGAGATGGATGGCATCGAGCTCGCGCGCCGTGCGACAGAGCTCGATCCGGATATCAAGGTGATGTTCATCACCGGTTTCGCGGCGGTCGCCCTCAATGCCGATTCGCAGGCGCCCAAGGAAGCCAAGGTGCTTTCCAAGCCCTTCCACCTGCGCGAACTCGTCAATGAGGTGGAGAAACTTCTGGCCGCTTGA
- a CDS encoding N-formylglutamate deformylase yields the protein MSYPVEPEFESPFQVMEPKEQTVSAVFNAPHSGRIYPRAFLATARLDPFSLRRSEDTHVDALFGAVVDLGAPLLTASFPRAYLDVNREPYELDPRMFEGRLPPFANTRSLRVAGGLGTVPRIVGDGQEIYRDKLTVSEALRRIEWLYKPYHRTLRQLMSRTMRQFGGVLLVDCHSMPSVGSSREEPLRADFVLGDRYGTSCASSVTQRVEQELRRCGYRVVRNKPYAGGFITEHYGEPNARRHALQIETNRALYMNERTLERSADFEKVATDLKQVFIKVLAALPDDLAPRAIAAE from the coding sequence ATGTCCTATCCCGTCGAACCGGAATTCGAATCGCCCTTCCAGGTCATGGAGCCGAAGGAGCAGACCGTGTCTGCGGTCTTCAACGCTCCCCATTCCGGCCGCATCTATCCCAGAGCCTTCCTTGCGACCGCGCGCCTTGATCCGTTCAGCCTGCGCCGTTCCGAGGACACCCATGTGGATGCTCTCTTCGGTGCCGTGGTCGATCTCGGCGCGCCGCTCCTGACCGCGAGCTTCCCGCGCGCCTATCTGGATGTGAATCGCGAGCCCTACGAGCTCGACCCGCGGATGTTCGAAGGCCGGCTGCCGCCCTTCGCCAACACGCGTTCGCTACGCGTCGCCGGCGGCCTCGGCACCGTGCCGCGCATCGTCGGCGACGGCCAGGAGATCTATCGGGACAAGCTTACCGTCAGCGAGGCCTTGCGGCGGATCGAGTGGCTGTACAAACCCTACCATCGCACCCTGCGGCAGCTTATGTCGCGGACCATGCGGCAGTTTGGCGGCGTCCTCCTCGTGGATTGCCACTCCATGCCCTCGGTCGGCTCCTCGCGCGAGGAGCCGTTGCGCGCTGATTTCGTTCTCGGGGACCGCTACGGCACGAGTTGCGCGAGCAGCGTCACCCAGCGGGTCGAACAGGAACTGCGAAGATGCGGCTACCGCGTCGTGCGCAACAAGCCCTATGCGGGTGGGTTCATCACAGAGCATTATGGCGAGCCGAATGCCCGGCGCCATGCACTGCAAATCGAGACGAACCGGGCGCTCTACATGAACGAGCGGACCCTGGAGCGCTCGGCGGATTTCGAGAAGGTCGCCACGGACTTGAAGCAGGTCTTCATCAAGGTGCTGGCAGCACTGCCGGACGATCTGGCGCCTCGCGCCATCGCGGCCGAATAG